The DNA segment ACCTGGCCGGGCGGCTCGCCCTGGCCGGAGAGCTCACCTTGGCCTCCTCGGCGGAGCAGGCGAGCGCGGGGCTGGACAAATGCACGGCGGAGGAGTTCGCCCGCTTCACGGAGCTGAACGACGCCTATACCGCCAAGTTCGGCTTCCCCTTCATCATGGCGGTCAAGGGCCGCAGCCGGGCGGAAATCCTCTCATCCTTCGAACAGCGCATCCACAACAGCCCGGAGGAGGAGTTCGCCACCGCCCTGGCCCAGGTGGAGCGCATCGCCCTGCTGCGCCTGCGGGACCTGCTGCCCACCGCTTGACGCCAGACCTTATAATACCCTTATCATGTGGAGCGTCCAGCGGTAGGAGATGCACATGCAGATCGGAACGAGCGAGGCGGCGACGGAGCGGGTTACGGCCTTGATGACGCCCGCCGAGAAGGCCCGCCTGGAAGCGAAGGCCCGCACCGCAGGCGTATCGGTTGGGGAGTTCGTCCGTCGCTCCGTGGACAGCTACGACCCGGAGAATGCGGCGG comes from the Indioceanicola profundi genome and includes:
- a CDS encoding plasmid mobilization protein gives rise to the protein MQIGTSEAATERVTALMTPAEKARLEAKARTAGVSVGEFVRRSVDSYDPENAAELAQLAAMAAELERSNKAASDALDRALASVAATRAQLERRG
- the uraD gene encoding 2-oxo-4-hydroxy-4-carboxy-5-ureidoimidazoline decarboxylase, encoding MPAPDIPPPSRLGDQEFIARFGGVFEHSPWVAEGVLAGGHGRAAWDTAEGLHAAMAQVVRAAPHDRKLALLRAHPDLAGRLALAGELTLASSAEQASAGLDKCTAEEFARFTELNDAYTAKFGFPFIMAVKGRSRAEILSSFEQRIHNSPEEEFATALAQVERIALLRLRDLLPTA